The proteins below come from a single Notamacropus eugenii isolate mMacEug1 chromosome 7, mMacEug1.pri_v2, whole genome shotgun sequence genomic window:
- the LOC140513882 gene encoding C-X-C motif chemokine 2-like, which yields MKSAAASLAVVLLVVISNSLGHETSDANQKCKCLKTLERVPIPSIKTVLISPPHGGCRNLECIVTLKNGKKVCVVPKKKWLEEVVKSKRIKATAPNRTVERQRQDSK from the exons ATGaaatctgctgctgcctccttgGCTGTGGTTCTCCTCGTGGTCATCAGTAATTCATTAGGCCATG AGACCAGTGATGCCAATCAGAAGTGCAAATGCCTCAAGACATTGGAAAGAGTTCCTATACCCTCGATTAAAACAGTACTTATCTCACCACCTCACGGAGGCTGCCGAAATCTAGAATGCAT agtcacactgaaaaatgggaagaaagtaTGTGTGGTTCCAAAGAAAAAATGGTTAGAGGAGGTCGTCAAAAGTAAAAG AATCAAGGCTACCGCACCAAACAGGACTGTTGAGAGACAACGCCAGGATTCCAAATAA